The following is a genomic window from Bacillota bacterium.
TATTTTATCACTTCTGCCATTCCGTCACACCATGTCCCCCTCGGCAGAGTATCAAGAACATCTGGATCGATTAGAACAAGCGATGGCTGATAGAAAGCCCCGACATGATTTTTACCCTCGGGCAGATCATAGCCAGTCTTTCCTCCAACAGAAGAATCAACACATGCAAGAAGCGTTGTAGGTATCTGAACAAGCCTTACGCCTCTCAAAAATGTAGCAGCGGCAAAACCTGCCATATCGCCGGTAACGCCTCCGCCCAAGGCTATTATCGTATCTGCACGAGTCATGCAAAACTTCTCGAGAAATGTATATATATTATTGATTGTACCAAAATTCTTAGATTGCTCACCTGCTGTGAAAATAAAAACATCCGCCTCAAAGCCTGCATCCCGAAGCGCGGCACTGAGCCGATTCGCATACAGGGGCGCAACATTAGAGTCGGATATAATCGCCGTTTTTTTACCTTTAGCAATTTCTTTTATTTCAATCCCCGCTTTGTCAAGCACACCCTTACAGATGTGAATATCATAAGCAGATGGCTTTCGGTTGGTCCTGCAATTAATGGTTTTCAAAACTTCCTCCATAGCGGATATCTAATTTAATATTATATTACAGTTTACTATACTTGGGTTTCTATTTCAAATATTTTTTAAGAAAATTTGATATTTAATTAAAAAATATTTGGAACTATTTAGTAACATTTTCGTCAAAAGCAATAAAAGGCAGGTGATTTGTCTGGTTTTTAAAAATAGATATTTGCTTATCATATGTTTAATGATATTTTTTATTTCTTTGATCGGGTGCACTGTAAGCAATGTCTCTAATTCTCCGCCGGAACTTAAAATATTATATAAAGATAAAAGCGTAGAAGCAATAAAAGGAACATATTCGTGGGCAAGCATTAATCTTAACGGCGCCAAAACTTTCACCACTGCTGACTGCAGCGCCCCTCCGGAATTAGTAAGAAATTCGGTGCCTATGACCGTTTCCGCAAATTCTCCTTTATCTTTAAGTTTCAGTAAAAAGCCTTCAAAAACCGAAGTCAGAATCTGGCATGATAATGACATAATAAAGCAGCAGTTAGTTAACGGTAAAATAATAATCCCTGAACAAAAGGGAAAAGTCATTTACGAAGTTATTGGGACGTGGAAAAACGGCACTGTCTATTATACTTTTTTAGTTAATGTTGAATAATCTTATAACAAAAATGGGGTTCAGTTCTTTCAAACTGAACCCCATTTTATATCGCCGTTTAATTAATAATCAATCCCCAATATATCACGGATTCTTAGTACCGTAAACCTATTGCGCATATAAGGGCTGTAATGAAGAGCATTGTAGACCATTTCTGGTGTTACATTAACTTCTTCAGGCGTTGTTGCACAAGCAGATATCTTCATGATTCTTTCCAGTTCATCTATATCAGGCAGTTCTTCATTGATGATATCAACGACCTTGCCCCAATTGTTCTTTAAGAATTCAAGATCAATCTTATCTGTAAGCGGGGGATTGTTGCACTTAGTAACTTCCCCTGCAAAGTTCCCGTAAACCTTTTTAACATGATCCCAATCGACATTCGCTTTGCGCGGGTTGATTGAAGGAAGTTTTGCAAGATCTTTGTATATCTTAGCAACCATCAGTGTTGCAACACCAACTTTTTTACCATGAAAGTCCGGCCAGATGCCCTTTTCCAACTTCATAATCTCCCAGAAGTGAGAAACAATATGCTCAGACCCTGATGCAGGGCGTGAATTTCCGGTAAATTCCATAGCAATACCCGTAAGTACAAGCGCTTCCATAATCGCCTCTGCCGTTTCTGTGCTGTTGCCGGTAACCTTGTCAGCAAGGGCAACCGCTTTACGGACAGCAGTCCTCGTTATATTTGCAACTCTGTCGCAATACCATTCGCCAGTTAAAAGTGTAGATGCACGCCAGTCAACCATTGCTATGTATTTTGCTAGCAGATCGCCAAGCCCAGCCGATTTCAGGACTGCCGGAGACTGAGCCAATATATTAGTATCCGCCATAATAACCCAAGGTGAAGCAGCCTGTTCTGATTTTTTATAATTGTTCTTAGTAATTGGAGCGGTATCTGAGGCAAAACCGTCCATAGAAGGAGCGGTTGCAAAGATTGCAAGCGGA
Proteins encoded in this region:
- the aroB gene encoding 3-dehydroquinate synthase, coding for MKTINCRTNRKPSAYDIHICKGVLDKAGIEIKEIAKGKKTAIISDSNVAPLYANRLSAALRDAGFEADVFIFTAGEQSKNFGTINNIYTFLEKFCMTRADTIIALGGGVTGDMAGFAAATFLRGVRLVQIPTTLLACVDSSVGGKTGYDLPEGKNHVGAFYQPSLVLIDPDVLDTLPRGTWCDGMAEVIKYAFIRDPALFDKLAAYKDKEEIEDIIETCVRIKSDVVEADELDTGIRGILNFGHTFGHAAEKIEHYTGITHGSAVAAGMVMAAAIGEYLGLTERGTKEKIISLNKKFSLPISFAQKPLELFSALTNDKKNLNGVISLVMLKKTGEAFLWPVELSELKSIMNEAL
- a CDS encoding sn-glycerol-1-phosphate dehydrogenase; the protein is MDLQALLKSLQDCPCGREHHTKIKAVEIGEGLVKKAGKILAENKFPKNILVVGDGNSMRVTNGILDVIKEAGFECTTLIYDDMRFARMESVEELESLAKGHDGILSIGTGSVNDICRLTAYRRGVPLAIFATAPSMDGFASDTAPITKNNYKKSEQAASPWVIMADTNILAQSPAVLKSAGLGDLLAKYIAMVDWRASTLLTGEWYCDRVANITRTAVRKAVALADKVTGNSTETAEAIMEALVLTGIAMEFTGNSRPASGSEHIVSHFWEIMKLEKGIWPDFHGKKVGVATLMVAKIYKDLAKLPSINPRKANVDWDHVKKVYGNFAGEVTKCNNPPLTDKIDLEFLKNNWGKVVDIINEELPDIDELERIMKISACATTPEEVNVTPEMVYNALHYSPYMRNRFTVLRIRDILGIDY